One genomic region from Listeria monocytogenes encodes:
- the rpsS gene encoding 30S ribosomal protein S19, whose translation MGRSLKKGPFVDDHLMKKVEAAAESEKKQVIKTWSRRSTIFPTFVGQTIAVYDGRKHVPVYVQEDMVGHKLGEFAPTRTYRGHAGDDKKTKR comes from the coding sequence ATGGGTCGTAGTTTGAAAAAAGGACCTTTTGTTGATGACCACTTGATGAAGAAAGTGGAAGCAGCAGCAGAAAGCGAAAAGAAACAAGTAATTAAAACTTGGTCTCGTCGCTCCACGATTTTCCCAACTTTTGTTGGACAAACAATCGCAGTATATGATGGACGTAAACACGTTCCTGTTTATGTTCAAGAAGATATGGTAGGACACAAACTGGGCGAATTCGCACCAACTCGTACGTACCGCGGTCATGCGGGCGACGATAAAAAAACTAAACGCTAA
- the rplB gene encoding 50S ribosomal protein L2 — translation MAIKKYKPTTNGRRHMTSSDFAEITTSTPEKSLLRPLKKKAGRNNQGKLTVRHHGGGHKRQYRVIDFKRNKDGIPGRVATIEYDPNRSANIALINYADGEKRYIIAAKGLEVGQTIYSGAEADIKVGNALELKDIPVGTVIHNIEMKPGKGGQLVRSAGTSAQVLGKEGKYVLIRLNSGEVRMILATCRATIGQVGNEQHELINIGKAGRSRWMGKRPTVRGSVMNPNDHPHGGGEGKAPIGRKSPMSPWGKPTLGYKTRKKNNNSDKFIVRRRKKK, via the coding sequence ATGGCGATCAAAAAGTATAAACCTACCACTAACGGGCGCCGGCACATGACTAGTTCTGATTTCGCTGAGATTACTACAAGTACTCCAGAAAAATCTTTACTACGTCCTCTTAAAAAGAAAGCCGGACGCAATAACCAAGGTAAGTTAACTGTTCGTCATCACGGCGGTGGCCATAAACGCCAATACCGCGTGATTGATTTCAAACGTAACAAAGATGGTATTCCTGGACGCGTTGCAACGATCGAGTACGATCCAAACCGTTCTGCTAATATTGCTCTAATCAACTATGCTGATGGAGAAAAACGCTACATCATCGCAGCGAAAGGCCTTGAAGTAGGCCAAACAATTTATTCAGGAGCAGAAGCTGACATCAAAGTCGGTAATGCACTAGAATTAAAAGATATTCCAGTGGGTACTGTTATCCACAATATCGAAATGAAACCTGGTAAAGGTGGACAATTAGTACGTTCTGCTGGAACAAGTGCTCAAGTGCTTGGTAAAGAAGGTAAATACGTATTAATCCGCTTAAACTCTGGTGAAGTTCGCATGATTCTTGCTACTTGCCGTGCTACAATCGGTCAAGTTGGTAACGAACAACACGAACTTATCAACATCGGTAAAGCAGGTCGTTCACGTTGGATGGGTAAACGCCCAACTGTTCGTGGATCTGTAATGAACCCGAACGATCACCCACACGGTGGTGGTGAAGGTAAAGCTCCAATCGGCCGTAAATCGCCAATGTCTCCATGGGGTAAACCAACTCTTGGATACAAAACACGTAAGAAAAACAACAACTCCGATAAATTTATCGTACGTCGTCGTAAGAAAAAATAA
- the rplW gene encoding 50S ribosomal protein L23, whose amino-acid sequence MDARDIIKRPVVTEESTSILDDKKYTFEVDTRATKTQVKYAVEEIFDVKVAKVNVMNYKGKLKRMGRYAGYTNKRRKAIVTVTADSKEIQFFEV is encoded by the coding sequence ATGGATGCACGCGACATCATTAAGCGCCCAGTTGTAACTGAAGAATCTACAAGCATTCTCGACGATAAGAAATATACATTTGAAGTAGATACTCGCGCAACTAAAACGCAAGTAAAATACGCAGTTGAAGAAATTTTCGACGTAAAAGTTGCTAAAGTAAACGTAATGAATTACAAAGGCAAACTTAAACGTATGGGCCGTTATGCAGGTTACACTAACAAACGCCGTAAAGCGATTGTTACTGTTACAGCTGACAGCAAAGAAATTCAATTCTTTGAAGTATAA
- the rplD gene encoding 50S ribosomal protein L4: MPKLSLLKQDGTNAGEITLNDTVFGIEPNEKVVVDVILSQRASLRQGTHKVKNRSEVRGGGRKPWRQKGTGRARQGSIRSPQWRGGGVVFGPTPRSYAYKLPKKVRRLAIKSILSSKVNEEKLVVLEGLTFDAPKTKEFAAFLKNISVDTKALIVVAGESENVELSARNLQGITVIPAESISVLEVAKHDKLIITKAAVEKVEEVLA, translated from the coding sequence ATGCCAAAATTAAGCTTACTTAAACAAGATGGAACAAACGCTGGCGAAATTACTTTAAACGACACTGTTTTCGGTATCGAACCAAATGAAAAAGTTGTTGTTGATGTGATTTTGAGCCAACGTGCATCCCTACGTCAAGGGACTCACAAAGTAAAAAATCGTTCAGAAGTACGTGGTGGCGGACGTAAACCATGGCGTCAAAAAGGTACAGGTCGTGCCCGTCAAGGTTCAATCCGTTCCCCGCAATGGCGTGGCGGTGGTGTCGTATTCGGCCCAACACCTCGTTCATATGCTTACAAATTACCTAAGAAAGTTCGTCGTTTAGCGATTAAATCAATTCTTTCTTCTAAAGTAAATGAAGAAAAATTAGTTGTACTTGAAGGTTTGACTTTCGATGCACCTAAAACAAAAGAATTTGCGGCTTTTCTTAAAAATATCTCTGTAGATACTAAGGCACTAATCGTAGTTGCTGGTGAAAGTGAAAATGTAGAATTATCTGCACGCAACTTACAAGGCATTACAGTTATTCCGGCTGAAAGTATCTCAGTACTAGAAGTTGCTAAACATGATAAATTAATTATCACTAAAGCAGCTGTCGAAAAAGTAGAGGAGGTGCTCGCATAA
- the rplC gene encoding 50S ribosomal protein L3 has translation MTKGILGRKVGMTQVFTENGELIPVTVIEAAQNVVLQKKTVETDGYEAVQIGFEDKRAILSNKPEQGHVAKANTTPKRFIREFRDVNLDEYEIGAEVKVDVFAEGDIIDATGVSKGKGFQGVIKRHGQSRGPMAHGSRYHRRPGSMGPVAPNRVFKNKLLPGRMGGEQITIQNLEIVKVDVEKNVLLVKGNVPGAKKALVQIKTATKAK, from the coding sequence ATGACCAAAGGAATCTTAGGTAGAAAAGTAGGGATGACACAAGTTTTCACTGAAAACGGCGAACTTATTCCAGTAACAGTAATCGAAGCAGCACAAAACGTGGTACTTCAAAAGAAAACTGTTGAAACTGACGGCTATGAAGCTGTACAAATCGGTTTCGAAGATAAGAGAGCAATTTTGTCAAACAAACCCGAACAAGGTCATGTAGCAAAAGCCAATACTACTCCTAAGCGCTTCATTCGCGAATTCCGCGATGTAAACTTAGACGAGTATGAGATTGGTGCAGAAGTAAAAGTAGATGTATTCGCAGAAGGTGACATCATCGACGCGACAGGCGTATCGAAAGGTAAAGGATTCCAAGGTGTTATTAAACGCCACGGACAATCACGCGGCCCTATGGCCCACGGTTCCCGTTACCATCGTCGCCCAGGTTCAATGGGTCCAGTAGCACCTAACCGTGTTTTCAAAAATAAACTACTTCCAGGTCGTATGGGTGGAGAACAAATCACTATCCAAAACCTCGAAATCGTTAAAGTAGACGTTGAAAAGAACGTTCTTTTAGTAAAAGGTAACGTTCCAGGCGCTAAAAAAGCATTAGTTCAAATTAAAACTGCTACTAAAGCAAAATAA
- the rpsJ gene encoding 30S ribosomal protein S10: protein MAKQKIRIRLKAYDHRILDQSAEKIVETAKRSGASVSGPIPLPTEKSIYTVLRAVHKYKDSREQFEMRTHKRLIDIVNPTPQTVDSLMRLDLPSGVDIEIKL, encoded by the coding sequence ATGGCAAAACAAAAAATTCGTATTCGTTTAAAAGCTTATGATCACCGTATTTTGGATCAATCAGCAGAAAAGATTGTAGAAACAGCGAAACGCTCAGGTGCTTCCGTATCTGGTCCGATTCCACTTCCAACAGAGAAGTCAATCTACACAGTCTTGCGTGCGGTCCACAAATATAAAGACTCTCGTGAGCAATTCGAAATGCGTACACACAAACGTTTAATCGACATCGTTAATCCAACACCACAAACAGTTGATAGCTTGATGCGTTTAGACTTGCCAAGCGGTGTGGACATCGAAATCAAACTATAA
- the fmnA gene encoding FAD export ECF transporter transmembrane subunit FmnA, whose protein sequence is MIEKLILGRFVPGESLIHGLDARTKLLAGFYYIGILFLANNWWTYALMVLFTLMVIQMTGIKLKVFIKGVKPLIWLILFTVVMQILFASGGTIYFDWGPFTISSFGLLNGVFVFLRFVLIIMMSTVITLTTTPMNLTDAIAYILRPFAVLKVPVNDIALMISVALRFIPTLMGETDKIMKAQRARGVDFGEGNLFEQMKVVVPIFIPLFVSSFNRAEELADAMEARGYQGGEGRTRFRILHWHLGDLIAACVMILLTAGLVILRTS, encoded by the coding sequence ATGATAGAAAAACTAATATTAGGTCGTTTTGTTCCAGGGGAGTCCTTGATTCATGGTTTGGATGCGCGAACGAAACTTTTAGCAGGTTTTTATTATATCGGTATTTTATTTTTAGCGAATAACTGGTGGACATACGCCTTAATGGTTTTGTTCACACTCATGGTCATTCAAATGACAGGTATCAAGTTAAAAGTGTTTATAAAAGGTGTAAAACCACTTATTTGGCTAATTTTATTTACAGTAGTAATGCAAATACTATTTGCGAGTGGCGGAACGATTTATTTTGATTGGGGTCCATTTACAATCTCTTCATTTGGGCTTTTGAACGGCGTATTTGTGTTTTTGCGCTTTGTCTTAATTATCATGATGTCGACCGTTATCACGCTCACAACGACGCCTATGAACCTGACAGACGCAATTGCTTACATCCTTCGTCCATTTGCAGTGCTCAAAGTGCCAGTGAACGACATTGCGTTAATGATTTCGGTGGCGCTTCGTTTTATTCCAACGCTCATGGGAGAAACGGATAAAATCATGAAAGCGCAGCGAGCTCGTGGAGTGGATTTTGGTGAAGGCAATCTTTTTGAACAAATGAAAGTTGTTGTCCCGATTTTTATTCCGTTATTTGTTAGTTCGTTTAACCGAGCGGAAGAATTAGCGGATGCAATGGAAGCAAGAGGGTATCAAGGAGGCGAAGGGCGCACGCGATTCCGAATATTGCATTGGCATCTTGGAGATTTGATTGCGGCATGCGTAATGATACTTTTAACCGCAGGACTCGTAATACTAAGAACATCTTAA
- the menA gene encoding 1,4-dihydroxy-2-naphthoate polyprenyltransferase: MSIPSFLKLVEIQTKIASVFPFMLGTLFVVYQYDMFKPINTLIFFGSMLIFDLTTTAINNYMDYRKATDNHDYDYRTTSNVIGQEQIPVRTVIITIFLMFFIATGLGVWLVFRTDLLVLLIGFVCFCIGILYTFGPVPLSRMPLGEIFSGVTMGFGIFFLAVYVNAYDAGIANLLWQGEMVTIQFNLIEIIRIGVVSLPCIFTIANIMLANNLCDLDEDIRNHRYTLPYYIGRKMGVVLFNALYYASFLAVIISVAINFLHPIMLLSLITIYPVYRNLVKFNKEQVKSKTFVIGIRNFVLINATLTILMAVSVALQQLT, encoded by the coding sequence ATGTCAATACCATCGTTTCTGAAGTTGGTTGAAATCCAAACAAAGATTGCTAGTGTTTTTCCATTCATGTTAGGAACGCTATTCGTTGTGTATCAATATGATATGTTCAAACCCATTAATACGTTGATTTTTTTCGGATCTATGCTCATATTTGATTTAACAACAACGGCGATTAATAACTATATGGATTATCGCAAAGCAACAGATAATCATGACTACGATTACCGAACTACCAGTAACGTAATCGGACAAGAGCAAATTCCGGTACGTACAGTTATTATTACTATTTTCCTGATGTTTTTCATTGCAACGGGATTAGGTGTTTGGTTAGTTTTTCGGACAGATCTTTTAGTACTTTTAATTGGATTTGTATGCTTTTGTATAGGTATCTTATATACGTTTGGTCCTGTGCCGCTTTCTCGTATGCCGTTAGGTGAAATTTTTTCAGGCGTAACGATGGGGTTTGGGATTTTCTTCTTAGCTGTATATGTAAATGCCTACGATGCAGGAATTGCGAATTTACTTTGGCAAGGAGAAATGGTGACGATTCAGTTCAATCTAATAGAAATCATCCGGATAGGTGTGGTATCCTTACCATGTATTTTCACGATTGCTAATATCATGCTCGCAAATAATCTTTGTGATTTAGATGAAGATATTAGGAATCACCGTTATACACTTCCATACTATATAGGAAGAAAAATGGGCGTCGTATTATTTAATGCTCTGTACTATGCTTCGTTTTTAGCAGTGATTATTTCAGTGGCTATAAACTTCTTGCATCCAATCATGCTACTATCTCTTATAACAATTTATCCAGTGTATCGTAATTTAGTGAAATTCAATAAAGAGCAAGTGAAGTCAAAAACATTTGTCATCGGTATTCGTAATTTCGTATTAATTAATGCGACGTTGACGATTTTAATGGCAGTGAGTGTAGCGCTTCAACAATTGACATGA
- a CDS encoding FAD:protein FMN transferase: MKKWKIIISVIILALVVSACGNSSKETKSEPSDSKKLMDQPYSKTDFLMGTVVTLKIYDKGKEDVLDKGFDRIKDLAAKITTSDSEKTSEVDKINEQAGKKPVKVSEDVYYLIQEGLKYSENSGGSFDITIGPLTSLWHIGFSDARKPSQAEIDAVLPLINYKDVKMNDKDQTVYLEKEGMELDLGAIAKGFITDETLKVFKENKVTTSIIDLGGNIYVQGNNPNGNKWNVGIQDPFSPRGSVIGKLPESNMSIVTSGIYERYLEVDGKTYHHILDPKTGYPFDNDIAGVSIVSKKSIDGDGLSTATFSKGIKGGMDYIEQFEGVDAIFISKEKKVYETSGLKGQFELTDKDFQMDTLKK; this comes from the coding sequence ATGAAGAAATGGAAAATAATAATTTCAGTTATCATATTGGCGCTTGTTGTATCAGCGTGTGGAAATTCTAGTAAAGAAACAAAGAGTGAACCAAGTGATTCAAAAAAACTAATGGATCAACCATACTCCAAAACAGACTTTCTAATGGGCACGGTTGTAACGCTTAAAATTTATGACAAAGGCAAAGAAGACGTGCTTGATAAAGGCTTCGATCGAATCAAAGATCTAGCTGCCAAGATTACCACAAGTGATTCGGAAAAAACGTCCGAAGTTGATAAAATCAACGAACAAGCCGGCAAAAAGCCAGTGAAAGTATCTGAAGACGTATACTACTTAATTCAAGAAGGGCTTAAATACTCCGAAAACTCTGGAGGTAGCTTCGATATTACTATTGGGCCGTTAACATCTCTATGGCACATCGGTTTTTCTGATGCGCGCAAGCCTTCTCAAGCAGAAATTGACGCAGTGTTACCATTAATTAATTACAAAGACGTTAAAATGAATGATAAAGACCAAACAGTCTACTTGGAAAAAGAAGGTATGGAACTAGATTTAGGGGCAATTGCTAAAGGCTTCATTACTGACGAAACTTTAAAGGTATTCAAAGAAAATAAAGTAACAACCTCTATCATAGATTTAGGTGGAAACATTTATGTTCAAGGCAACAACCCAAATGGCAACAAATGGAATGTCGGAATTCAAGATCCGTTTTCTCCTCGTGGAAGTGTTATTGGGAAACTTCCTGAATCTAATATGTCTATCGTAACTTCTGGTATTTATGAACGTTACCTTGAAGTGGATGGTAAAACATATCATCACATCTTAGACCCGAAAACAGGATATCCGTTTGACAATGATATCGCTGGAGTTTCGATTGTATCTAAAAAATCAATTGACGGTGATGGCTTATCAACCGCTACTTTCTCCAAAGGGATTAAAGGTGGAATGGACTACATTGAACAATTCGAAGGTGTAGATGCCATTTTTATAAGCAAAGAGAAAAAAGTATACGAAACATCTGGCTTAAAAGGTCAATTCGAATTAACGGATAAAGACTTCCAGATGGACACGCTAAAAAAATAA
- the pplA gene encoding extracellular electron transfer flavoprotein PplA — protein sequence MKLKKVAMGITVVMASSLLLVGCGSSDDSSKDKKSTDTKQTETKKTAKTDGTMTDGTYKLEEKNFDDKGWKGFMSIEVKDGKITKANYDYKNKDGKLKSEDADYEKAMKDKVGTGPQEYLKQLSDSLVKNQSAASVEVVSGATHSSDAFINYANQLIQAAQKADTTTISINNLAKMEDGTYKLEEQNYAHGYRVVFSMDVKDGKITKSDYNYVDKDGKLKSDDADYEKNMKAKSGTGPKEYIPALNKSLVEKQDVAAVDTVSGATNSSNQFKIYAAQLQNAAQNGNTDTIKVYNLVEAE from the coding sequence ATGAAATTGAAAAAAGTAGCAATGGGTATTACCGTAGTAATGGCTTCAAGTTTATTACTAGTAGGTTGCGGTAGCAGTGACGACAGCAGCAAGGACAAGAAGAGCACAGACACAAAACAAACAGAAACAAAGAAAACAGCTAAAACTGATGGTACTATGACTGATGGTACTTACAAATTAGAAGAAAAGAATTTCGACGACAAAGGCTGGAAAGGTTTCATGTCAATCGAAGTTAAAGATGGTAAAATTACAAAAGCTAACTACGATTACAAAAACAAAGATGGCAAATTAAAATCTGAAGATGCAGACTACGAAAAAGCAATGAAAGATAAAGTAGGAACTGGTCCTCAAGAATACTTGAAACAATTAAGCGATTCTTTAGTTAAAAATCAATCTGCAGCATCTGTAGAAGTAGTTTCAGGAGCAACTCATTCTTCTGACGCTTTCATCAACTATGCTAACCAATTAATCCAAGCAGCTCAAAAAGCTGATACAACTACAATTTCCATCAACAACTTAGCTAAAATGGAAGATGGAACTTATAAACTTGAAGAACAAAATTACGCACATGGTTACCGTGTAGTGTTCAGCATGGACGTTAAAGATGGCAAAATCACTAAATCTGACTACAACTATGTTGACAAAGACGGCAAACTTAAATCAGACGATGCTGACTACGAGAAAAACATGAAAGCTAAATCTGGTACTGGTCCAAAAGAATACATCCCAGCACTTAACAAATCTCTTGTTGAAAAACAAGACGTTGCTGCAGTAGACACTGTTTCTGGTGCTACTAACTCTTCTAACCAATTCAAAATCTACGCAGCTCAACTTCAAAATGCTGCACAAAATGGTAACACTGACACAATTAAAGTGTACAACCTAGTAGAAGCTGAATAA
- a CDS encoding FAD-dependent oxidoreductase, with product MPEKNIVLIGAGYAGVHAAKKLAKKYKKDKDVNITLIDRHSYHTMMTELHEVAGGRVEPTAIQYDLRRLFNRTKVNLVTDNVTHVDHDKKVVTTEHGSYPFDYLVLGMGGEPNDFGTPGVGENGFTLWSWEDSVKLRNHIEETVTKASREQDVEKRKAMLTFVVCGSGFTGIEMVGELLEWKDRLAKDNKIDASEIKLVVVEAAPTILNMLERRDADKAERYMVKKGIEIMKNAAIVEVKPESIVLKSGEELPTSTLIWTAGVRANSDTKDYGMESARAGRLKVNQYMEAEGLKDVYVVGDLAYFEDEEGKPTPQIVEGAEQTALTAAKSIIVEMSGTGEKEPFQGKYHGVMVSIGAKYGVAHLGGMHLSGWFAILMKHMVNLYYFFGIRSGYYMWQYIMHEFFHIKDHRNIFRGWTSRYGNVLWVLPLRVYLGWFWIDEALSKIYGETTWDKVSITNLKPLFNGIGSDSWLTATTSKMPFEWLQTAATSGASQAAGDAAGAAATNVTTPILSHMPGWFQWIMELLMPNLDVALVMQKVVPFVELAIGLAMVVGLFTWLVSIGSAGFLVMFTLSAMLGWDKFWALPASIALLNGAGRTFGLDYWAVPWFQKHLGHWWYGKPRSVYRDK from the coding sequence ATGCCTGAAAAGAATATCGTTTTAATTGGGGCAGGATATGCAGGTGTACACGCTGCTAAGAAATTAGCTAAGAAATACAAGAAAGACAAAGACGTTAATATTACATTAATCGATCGTCATTCGTACCATACAATGATGACTGAACTACATGAGGTTGCTGGTGGTCGTGTTGAACCAACTGCAATTCAATATGATTTACGTCGTTTGTTTAATAGAACAAAAGTTAATCTTGTAACTGATAACGTGACACATGTAGATCATGATAAAAAAGTTGTAACAACAGAACACGGAAGCTATCCGTTTGATTACCTAGTATTAGGTATGGGCGGCGAACCTAATGATTTCGGGACTCCTGGTGTTGGCGAAAATGGCTTTACACTTTGGTCTTGGGAAGATTCTGTTAAGTTACGCAATCATATTGAAGAAACTGTAACGAAAGCATCTCGCGAACAAGACGTTGAAAAACGTAAAGCAATGTTAACATTCGTTGTTTGTGGATCTGGATTTACTGGTATCGAAATGGTTGGGGAACTTTTAGAATGGAAAGATCGTCTTGCTAAAGATAATAAAATTGACGCATCTGAAATTAAACTAGTTGTAGTAGAAGCTGCTCCAACAATTCTAAACATGCTTGAAAGAAGAGACGCTGACAAAGCAGAACGTTACATGGTTAAAAAAGGTATTGAAATCATGAAAAACGCTGCTATCGTTGAAGTTAAACCTGAAAGCATCGTACTTAAATCTGGCGAAGAACTTCCAACAAGCACATTAATTTGGACTGCTGGTGTTCGCGCTAACTCCGATACAAAAGATTACGGTATGGAATCTGCTCGTGCAGGCCGTTTGAAAGTAAACCAATATATGGAAGCAGAAGGTCTTAAAGACGTTTATGTTGTTGGTGACCTTGCTTACTTTGAAGATGAAGAAGGCAAACCAACTCCGCAAATCGTTGAAGGTGCTGAACAAACTGCATTAACTGCAGCGAAAAGTATCATCGTTGAAATGAGCGGTACTGGCGAGAAAGAACCATTCCAAGGTAAATACCATGGTGTAATGGTTTCTATTGGAGCTAAATATGGTGTTGCTCATCTTGGTGGCATGCATCTTTCTGGTTGGTTCGCTATTTTAATGAAACATATGGTTAACTTGTACTACTTCTTCGGTATCCGTAGTGGTTACTACATGTGGCAATATATTATGCATGAATTCTTCCACATTAAAGATCACCGCAATATTTTCCGTGGTTGGACTTCTCGTTATGGTAACGTACTTTGGGTTCTTCCTTTACGTGTATATCTAGGTTGGTTCTGGATTGACGAAGCTCTTTCTAAAATCTACGGTGAAACTACATGGGATAAAGTAAGTATTACAAATTTAAAACCTTTATTTAACGGTATCGGTTCTGACTCTTGGTTAACTGCAACTACCTCTAAAATGCCATTCGAATGGTTACAAACTGCTGCTACATCTGGTGCTAGTCAAGCTGCCGGTGATGCTGCTGGGGCTGCTGCAACAAACGTAACTACTCCAATTCTTAGTCATATGCCTGGTTGGTTCCAGTGGATTATGGAACTTCTAATGCCAAATCTTGATGTTGCTCTAGTAATGCAAAAAGTTGTACCTTTTGTTGAACTTGCAATCGGTCTTGCTATGGTAGTAGGTCTATTCACTTGGCTTGTAAGTATCGGAAGTGCTGGATTCCTAGTAATGTTTACACTAAGCGCTATGCTTGGTTGGGACAAATTCTGGGCGTTACCAGCTTCTATCGCACTTCTAAATGGCGCTGGTCGTACATTTGGTCTTGATTATTGGGCTGTTCCTTGGTTCCAAAAACATCTTGGTCATTGGTGGTACGGTAAGCCGAGATCCGTTTACAGAGACAAGTAA
- the eetA gene encoding flavin-based extracellular electron transfer system protein EetA — translation MKKYLSMVKRWDIIIILSLCILSFLPIAIFSYVKANEPAPANGKKELVAVISVDNKEYKTVTLTGHKGTESFDVKQPDGHTNTIEVSGEEIRISKANCNDQVCVRTGAIDKQGDTVVCLPHKLVIEVKASDGSSGDSDDPIISS, via the coding sequence GTGAAGAAGTATCTTTCTATGGTGAAGCGTTGGGATATTATTATTATTTTATCTCTTTGTATACTCTCCTTTTTGCCGATTGCTATTTTTTCATATGTAAAAGCGAATGAACCGGCTCCTGCTAACGGAAAAAAAGAGCTTGTTGCAGTTATTTCTGTTGATAATAAAGAATATAAGACTGTTACACTCACTGGACATAAAGGAACGGAAAGCTTTGATGTGAAACAACCAGATGGACATACTAACACGATTGAGGTTTCAGGGGAAGAAATCCGAATTAGTAAAGCGAACTGTAACGATCAAGTATGTGTTCGGACTGGAGCAATTGATAAACAAGGCGATACCGTTGTTTGTCTTCCACATAAGTTAGTAATTGAAGTAAAAGCGAGTGACGGGAGTTCAGGCGATTCAGATGATCCGATTATCTCTTCCTGA
- the eetB gene encoding flavinylation system FAD exporter subunit EetB, which yields MTKNRRLVYIALLAAQAVVISLLERAIPFPFAFAPGAKLGLANIITCISLYTLSAKDTFMIICIRLVLSTLLGGTISTFMYSAAGAILSFLGMWLVQQLGPKRVSIIGVSVTGGILHNVGQLVIASWIAGTWSVMLYLPVLSFIGILSGIAVGIAANYLLKNVQTLRMFADAKQSQAAQK from the coding sequence ATGACAAAAAACAGACGATTAGTATATATAGCACTTTTGGCTGCTCAAGCGGTTGTCATTAGTTTACTCGAACGGGCTATTCCGTTTCCATTTGCGTTTGCTCCTGGGGCGAAACTAGGTCTTGCTAATATTATTACGTGTATTTCGCTTTATACGTTATCGGCAAAAGATACATTTATGATTATCTGCATTAGGTTAGTATTATCCACTTTGCTTGGTGGGACAATTTCAACCTTTATGTATAGCGCGGCCGGAGCTATCTTGAGTTTTCTTGGGATGTGGCTCGTACAGCAACTTGGGCCGAAACGCGTGAGCATCATTGGCGTTAGCGTTACCGGTGGGATTTTACATAACGTTGGTCAGCTCGTAATCGCTAGTTGGATTGCTGGTACTTGGTCCGTTATGCTTTATTTACCAGTATTATCTTTCATCGGAATTCTTTCTGGGATTGCGGTTGGGATTGCTGCAAATTACCTACTAAAAAACGTCCAAACTTTGCGGATGTTCGCTGATGCTAAACAAAGTCAAGCAGCACAAAAATAA